A genomic window from Lotus japonicus ecotype B-129 chromosome 1, LjGifu_v1.2 includes:
- the LOC130729958 gene encoding GDSL esterase/lipase At3g26430-like yields the protein MIMKPLSKMVPGITLVLVLCVCVGLTNSLRECHFPAIFNFGDSNSDTGGLSAAFGQPGPPFGESFFHHPASRYCDGRLVVDFIAKKLGLPYLNAYLDAVGSNFSHGANFATAGSTIRPQNTTLHQFGGFSPFSLDVQFNQFNDFQRRTQIFRNKGGVFEKLLPKAQDFSRALYTFDIGQNDLTAGYFHNMSTDQVRACVPDVLAQFKNTIKYVYSHGGRSFWIHNTGPVGCLPYIMDLHPVKAHEVDKAGCAKPYNEVAQFFNRELKEAVVQLRKKLHSASITYVDVYSVKYSLISQAKKHGFGEPLRACCGHGGKYNYNIHIGCGAKVKVHGKEILLGKPCEDPSVSVNWDGVHFTEAANKWVFDQIVDGSFSDPPIPLNMACHKHP from the exons ATGATTATGAAGCCTTTGAGCAAGATGGTACCAGGAATAACCCTTGTGCTTGTGCTCTGTGTCTGTGTGGGACTTACAAACTCATTAAGGGAGTGCCATTTCCCTGCAATATTCAACTTTGGGGACTCAAATTCTGACACTGGAGGCCTTTCTGCTGCATTTGGACAACCAGGCCCTCCTTTTGGAGAGTCCTTCTTTCATCACCCTGCTAGCCGCTACTGTGATGGACGCCTTGTTGTTGATTTTATTG CAAAGAAGCTAGGACTCCCCTATTTGAATGCATATCTTGATGCTGTTGGGTCAAATTTTAGCCATGGAGCCAACTTTGCAACTGCTGGATCCACAATTAGACCCCAGAATACAACCCTTCATCAATTTGGTGGCTTCAGTCCTTTCTCTTTGGATGTTCAATTCAATCAGTTCAATGATTTTCAACGCAGGACTCAAATTTTTCGCAACAAAG GTGGGGTATTTGAAAAGTTGTTACCAAAAGCACAAGATTTTTCCCGTGCATTGTACACATTTGATATTGGTCAGAATGACTTAACCGCTGGTTACTTCCACAACATGTCCACTGATCAAGTTAGAGCATGTGTTCCTGATGTTTTGGCTCAATTCAAGAACACAATCAAG TATGTATATAGTCATGGAGGAAGGTCATTCTGGATTCATAATACTGGTCCTGTTGGTTGTTTGCCATACATCATGGATCTTCACCCTGTAAAGGCACATGAAGTGGACAAAGCAGGATGTGCAAAACCTTATAATGAAGTGGCTCAGTTCTTCAACCGTGAATTAAAAGAAGCTGTTGTTCAACTAAGGAAAAAGCTTCACTCTGCTTCTATTACATATGTTGATGTTTACTCAGTGAAGTACTCTCTCATTAGTCAAGCAAAGAAACATG GTTTTGGGGAACCATTGAGAGCTTGTTGTGGGCACGGTGGGAAGTACAACTACAACATACACATTGGATGTGGAGCAAAGGTGAAGGTTCATGGCAAAGAGATCCTGTTGGGAAAACCATGTGAGGATCCATCGGTTTCGGTTAATTGGGATGGTGTTCATTTTACTGAGGCTGCTAACAAGTGGGTGTTTGATCAAATTGTAGATGGTTCATTTTCTGATCCACCAATTCCTTTGAATATGGCTTGTCATAAGCACCCTTAG
- the LOC130722595 gene encoding F-box protein At5g07610-like: MQNKLSSSSAEEIASSIDIVWEILLRLPLISLLQLKCVSKQWLTLISDQKFRESHSLHRHQHYPTSLIFSECGQSHILSFTATAQTLRVFNLDFLDESKVTVIRSCNGLLLCRSTSAYVISCTPKWSNASAYFICNPITGDFTTFNLLSHPCWNKKIELYLVFDPSISPHCKVISVAPSEELDSQFDWVFNVYSFKTSSWIRPGVFLSTPFELDAANGIYCNRGIHWCCTAEFSVYFDVDTQCVKNYPMPLSDLEWERRSIACFGESGGRLHLMLTISMQTHKYDLFEMKEDYSGWSLRHCVELNQVELPLTWNFFYIVRTAKAKEDKSMLVFIVGREAAISYDPVDQTSRKLCEFEKGMRYTNTNTSFVLGGIFQYFESKALVETCTDAMH, encoded by the coding sequence ATGCAAAACAAGTTGAGTTCAAGCTCCGCTGAGGAGATCGCCAGTAGTATAGACATCGTGTGGGAGATCCTTCTACGACTGCCGCTGATATCCCTTCTCCAACTCAAGTGCGTTTCGAAGCAGTGGTTGACACTCATCTCTGATCAAAAGTTCCGTGAGTCTCACTCTcttcaccgccaccaacacTACCCCACTTCTCTTATTTTCTCGGAGTGTGGTCAATCACACATCCTCTCATTCACTGCCACAGCTCAAACTCTCCGTGTTTTCAATCTCGATTTCCTCGACGAATCCAAAGTCACCGTGATTCGTTCCTGCAACGGTCTTCTCCTATGTCGTTCCACATCCGCGTACGTAATCTCATGCACCCCAAAATGGAGCAATGCTTCCGCCTACTTCATCTGCAACCCGATCACCGGAGACTTCACCACTTTCAACTTGCTCAGCCACCCATGCtggaacaaaaaaattgaactcTATCTTGTTTTTGACCCTTCCATATCACCTCATTGTAAAGTTATTTCAGTTGCACCCAGTGAGGAGTTGGATTCACAGTTTGATTGGGTCTTCAATGTATATTCCTTCAAAACTAGTTCATGGATTCGCCCCGGGGTTTTTCTCTCAACCCCATTTGAACTGGATGCTGCTAATGGGATTTACTGCAACCGCGGTATTCATTGGTGCTGCACAGCTGAATTCTCTGTGTATTTTGATGTTGATACTCAGTGCGTCAAAAATTACCCAATGCCTTTGTCTGATTTGGAATGGGAGCGTCGATCTATCGCGTGTTTTGGAGAATCCGGAGGGCGATTGCATTTGATGCTTACTATTTCTATGCAAACTCATAAGTATGATCTTTTTGAGATGAAGGAAGATTACTCTGGGTGGTCATTGAGGCACTGTGTTGAACTTAATCAAGTTGAATTGCCATTGACATGGAACTTCTTTTACATTGTTCGCACAGCAAAAGCAAAAGAAGATAAATCAATGTTGGTGTTCATTGTAGGTAgagaagctgccatttcctatGATCCTGTAGATCAAACTTCAAGAAAGTTATGTGAGTTTGAGAAGGGTATGAGATATACGAATACAAATACTAGTTTTGTCTTGGGTGGCATTTTTCAGTATTTTGAAAGCAAAGCTCTTGTAGAAACTTGTACTGATGCAATGCATTAA
- the LOC130729957 gene encoding presenilin-like protein At1g08700, with protein sequence MESSVLESIGVEIIGVMSPVSICMFLVVLLVYSSSTTTVSATFRTAANLVYAENPSDTTAQKLEGALLNAVVFVVLIAIVTFLLVLLYYYNCTAFLRHYIRFSAFFVLASMGGSIFLSLIQRYSIPLDSPTCFLLLFNFTVVGVLSIFAAGVPILVRQSYMVCLGIIVAAWFTQLPEWTTWTLLVALAVYDLVAVLAPGGPLKLLVELASSRNEELPALVYEARPTVTGGGSTLGNLVTGVSESESSSIELQAVSSVVRNENENENESDSGAVVVRVEDLQDEERHRRRGDVDDDEEGERSPLVGNSAMRFDGRQGEIVGDEEMSPLVEMTDMENGREMGRRDDDEEISERGIKLGLGDFVFYSVLVGRAAMYDLMTVYACYLAIISGLGCTLILLSVCRQALPALPISIALGVLFYFLTRLLMEPFIVGTATNLMMF encoded by the coding sequence aTGGAGTCGAGCGTTTTGGAATCCATCGGCGTCGAGATAATCGGCGTAATGTCACCGGTTTCAATCTGCATGTTCCTCGTCGTCCTCTTAGTctactcctcctccaccaccaccgtctcCGCCACCTTCCGCACCGCCGCCAACCTCGTCTACGCTGAGAATCCCTCCGACACCACCGCACAGAAGCTCGAAGGCGCCCTCCTCAACGCCGTCGTCTTCGTTGTCCTCATCGCTATCGTCACCTTCCTCCTCGTCCTCCTCTACTACTACAACTGCACCGCCTTCCTCCGCCACTACATCCGCTTCTCCGCCTTCTTCGTTCTTGCTTCCATGGGCGGATCCATCTTCCTCTCCCTCATCCAGCGCTACTCCATCCCTCTCGATTCCCCTACCTGCTTCCTGCTTCTCTTCAATTTCACCGTTGTTGGTGTGCTCTCTATCTTCGCCGCCGGAGTTCCAATTCTGGTTCGCCAGAGTTATATGGTTTGCCTCGGCATCATCGTCGCCGCATGGTTTACTCAGCTTCCTGAGTGGACCACATGGACTCTGCTGGTGGCTCTTGCTGTTTACGATCTCGTCGCCGTTTTGGCTCCCGGTGGACCGTTGAAGCTTCTTGTTGAACTGGCGTCTAGCAGGAACGAGGAGCTTCCGGCGCTTGTCTACGAGGCTCGGCCCACGGTCACCGGTGGTGGTTCTACTTTGGGGAATTTGGTTACTGGGGTTTCGGAATCGGAATCTTCTAGCATCGAGCTTCAGGCGGTTTCTTCGGTGGTTaggaatgagaatgagaatgagaatgagagtgaTTCTGGTGCTGTTGTTGTGAGGGTTGAGGATTTGCAGGATGAGGAACGGCATAGGAGGAGGGGTGATgtggatgatgatgaagaaggggaAAGATCTCCATTGGTGGGTAATTCGGCAATGCGATTCGATGGGAGACAGGGTGAGATTGTTGGTGATGAGGAAATGTCTCCACTTGTTGAGATGACTGATATGGAGAATGGAAGAGAAATGGGGAGAAGGGATGATGATGAGGAAATTTCTGAGAGGGGGATTAAGCTTGGACTTGGGGATTTTGTGTTCTACAGTGTTCTTGTGGGTAGAGCTGCAATGTATGATCTGATGACAGTGTATGCTTGTTACCTTGCAATTATATCAGGACTAGGGTGCACTCTTATTTTGCTGTCTGTGTGCCGCCAAGCTCTGCCTGCGCTTCCGATTTCCATTGCATTGGGTGTTCTTTTCTATTTCTTGACTAGATTGTTAATGGAACCTTTCATTGTTGGGACAGCAACGAATTTAATGATGTTTTGA